One Nonomuraea angiospora DNA segment encodes these proteins:
- a CDS encoding tetratricopeptide repeat protein produces MSEGIKDAAELPDAAAQSRASVLRSRAESYIALSRYDAAIADLTESIALVPDNARAWRLRGESHRVIERYETALEDFDEALKLEPDSAYALGSRGQTYAAMGRLDEAMTDFEHALTLSPDSLWILEAKADVLVDLDRLDEALEEHAKIIALNEELPYSWAARGDLYQRMHLYAEAIEDYTKALAANPEYVRALSRRGEAYRMIDRYEEALADLSRAVELDPENDRAYGSRGAVLSELGDNEAALSDLNRAIELDPEYIWAFRVRGEILQEMDRHEEAISDFSRALHLEFGD; encoded by the coding sequence ATGAGCGAGGGGATCAAGGACGCAGCCGAGCTGCCCGACGCAGCCGCGCAGTCCCGTGCGTCCGTGCTACGCAGTCGTGCCGAATCGTACATCGCCCTGTCGAGGTACGACGCCGCGATCGCGGATCTGACGGAATCGATCGCGTTAGTGCCGGACAACGCGCGCGCCTGGCGGCTGCGCGGCGAGAGCCATCGCGTCATCGAACGCTACGAGACCGCGCTGGAGGACTTCGACGAGGCGCTCAAGCTGGAGCCGGACAGCGCGTACGCGCTGGGCTCCCGGGGCCAGACGTACGCCGCGATGGGCCGCCTGGACGAGGCCATGACCGACTTCGAGCACGCCCTCACCCTCTCCCCCGACTCCCTGTGGATCCTGGAGGCGAAGGCCGACGTCCTGGTGGACCTGGACCGCCTGGACGAGGCCCTGGAGGAACACGCCAAGATCATCGCCCTGAACGAGGAACTGCCCTACTCCTGGGCCGCCCGCGGCGACCTGTACCAGCGCATGCACCTGTACGCCGAGGCCATCGAGGACTACACGAAGGCGCTGGCGGCGAACCCCGAGTACGTGCGCGCGCTGAGCCGGCGGGGCGAGGCGTACCGCATGATCGACCGGTACGAGGAGGCGCTGGCGGACCTCAGCCGCGCGGTGGAGCTGGACCCCGAGAACGACCGGGCCTACGGCAGCCGGGGCGCGGTGCTGAGCGAGCTGGGCGACAACGAGGCGGCGCTGAGCGATCTGAACCGGGCGATCGAGCTGGACCCCGAGTACATCTGGGCGTTCCGCGTACGCGGGGAGATCCTCCAGGAGATGGACCGCCACGAGGAGGCGATCTCCGACTTCAGCCGGGCTCTGCACCTGGAGTTCGGGGACTGA
- a CDS encoding NUDIX hydrolase: MIDKIAWILLADGKILSTRSRGKIVYYLPGGKREPGESDLDTLVREIDEELSVAIVPATAVHLGTYQAQADGHADGVAVKMTCYTADHQGTPTPSSEIEEVVWLTYADRDRVAPVDQIIFDDLHRDGRLR, from the coding sequence ATGATTGACAAGATCGCGTGGATCCTCCTGGCGGACGGCAAGATCCTCAGCACCCGGTCGCGGGGCAAGATCGTCTACTACCTCCCCGGCGGCAAGCGCGAACCCGGCGAGAGCGACCTCGACACCCTCGTCCGCGAGATCGACGAGGAGCTGTCGGTCGCCATCGTCCCCGCCACCGCCGTCCACCTGGGCACGTACCAGGCTCAGGCGGACGGCCACGCCGACGGCGTGGCCGTGAAGATGACCTGCTACACCGCCGACCACCAGGGGACGCCGACGCCCAGCAGCGAGATCGAGGAGGTCGTCTGGCTCACCTACGCCGACCGCGACCGCGTGGCGCCCGTGGACCAGATCATCTTCGACGACCTCCACCGGGACGGCCGGCTCCGCTGA
- a CDS encoding class F sortase has translation MLVVAGAVSLAGALLIGLGLSGIVGGEPGPEPVAATRRGPVEGAAPVTGLPLGKVAAPMRAAKPTAVYIPSIGVAAPLMELGLDAEGAIENPPFDPPDLAGWYRYGPVPGQRGAAVITGHLDTRSGPAVFANLKDVKRGDQVQVLRADRSVAVFVVDKVEHTPKRSFPVKKVYGKLAYPGLRLVTCGGAFDRQAHSYRDNTIVYAHLAAPYYPKS, from the coding sequence ATGCTGGTCGTGGCCGGTGCGGTGTCGTTGGCCGGGGCGTTGCTGATCGGGCTAGGGCTGAGTGGCATCGTCGGCGGCGAACCCGGGCCGGAGCCCGTCGCCGCCACGCGGCGCGGACCCGTCGAGGGCGCGGCCCCGGTCACCGGCCTGCCGCTCGGCAAGGTCGCCGCGCCCATGCGGGCCGCCAAGCCGACCGCCGTCTACATCCCGTCCATCGGCGTGGCCGCCCCGCTCATGGAGCTGGGCCTGGACGCGGAGGGCGCCATCGAGAACCCGCCGTTCGACCCCCCGGACCTGGCCGGCTGGTACCGCTACGGCCCCGTGCCCGGCCAGCGCGGCGCCGCCGTGATCACCGGCCACCTGGACACCAGGTCCGGCCCCGCCGTCTTCGCCAACCTCAAGGACGTCAAGCGCGGCGACCAGGTCCAGGTGCTGCGTGCCGACCGCTCGGTGGCCGTGTTCGTCGTCGACAAGGTCGAGCACACGCCGAAGCGCAGCTTCCCCGTCAAGAAGGTGTACGGCAAGCTCGCCTATCCCGGGTTGCGGCTGGTGACCTGCGGCGGGGCGTTCGACCGGCAGGCGCACAGCTACCGGGACAACACGATCGTGTACGCGCACCTGGCGGCGCCGTACTACCCCAAGAGCTGA
- a CDS encoding MBL fold metallo-hydrolase: MKGSLQFIGNATTLIRYNGLTLLTDPNFLHRGQRAYLGYGLSSRRLTDPAVEIEDLPPLDGVVLSHLHGDHWDRVARRKLDKDTVIVTTTAAARRLRLQGFRRSVGLAEWHTHELRGAHGTVRITALPAKHAPGPAEALLPPVIGTMLEFRNLDERVELTVHVSGDTLLDRRLDAIPRRFPDIDLGIVHLGGTRLLGLLLVTMDGEQGASWCDLINPHAVVPVHYDDYAAFSSPLDDFRHHIEQNGLADRVVYMRRGEIRELAPHHLVR, encoded by the coding sequence GTGAAAGGCAGCCTGCAGTTCATCGGCAACGCGACCACGCTGATCCGCTACAACGGCCTCACGCTGCTGACCGACCCCAACTTCCTGCACCGGGGCCAGCGGGCGTACCTGGGCTACGGCCTGTCCTCACGCCGCCTCACCGACCCGGCCGTGGAGATCGAGGACCTGCCGCCGCTCGACGGGGTGGTGCTGTCGCACCTGCACGGTGACCACTGGGACCGCGTCGCCCGCAGGAAACTGGACAAGGACACGGTGATCGTCACGACGACCGCGGCGGCCCGCAGACTCCGCCTCCAGGGCTTCCGCCGCAGCGTGGGGCTGGCGGAATGGCACACGCACGAGCTACGCGGCGCGCACGGCACGGTCAGGATCACCGCGCTGCCCGCCAAGCACGCGCCGGGCCCGGCGGAGGCGCTGCTGCCGCCCGTGATCGGCACGATGCTGGAGTTCCGCAACCTGGACGAACGGGTGGAGCTGACCGTGCACGTCAGCGGCGACACGCTGCTCGACCGCCGCCTGGACGCGATCCCGCGCCGCTTCCCCGACATCGACCTGGGCATCGTGCACCTGGGCGGCACCCGGCTGCTCGGCCTGCTGCTCGTCACGATGGACGGCGAGCAGGGCGCGTCGTGGTGCGACCTGATCAACCCGCACGCGGTCGTACCGGTGCATTACGACGACTACGCCGCCTTCAGCTCACCGCTGGACGACTTCCGCCACCACATCGAGCAGAACGGCCTGGCCGATCGGGTGGTCTACATGCGGCGGGGCGAGATCCGCGAGCTCGCCCCGCACCACCTCGTCCGCTGA
- a CDS encoding sensor histidine kinase — translation MTVIPRPRSIRTRCTLAASLLALVALAVVGVTSSLAIRYRVQEAAYNQIEQVAGRWSAAARTGTIPKVIPTSGDLALIQLVDPRGRVLAASHSALTRWALSTLRPPADDRVQRRSDGCRLLVAIRISTAADARVLLAEGREPALLRGHNLEYALTAAALVLLAIVSWTSWRTVGRTLRPVEEIRTRLAEITVSDLSLSIPVPPGDDEVARLVRTANQTLDRLDEAVAQQRRFASTTSHELRNPIAGLRAQLEEALLHPGEIDPHETIRSALSVTDRLDAIVGDLLALARLGAGDPAPPELIDLGRLVSQEAPRAGRVPVRVHAASDVWVRGSHIQLARLLANLVSNAIRHAGSAVDVFVAASDGEVVVTVADDGAGIAPADRERVFERFTRLDDARHRDAGGSGLGLAISRDIARSHGGTLKAEDAPRGASFVLRLPRLDAPPADQTERMRAVACPVPQEVIEPV, via the coding sequence ATGACCGTGATTCCTCGCCCCCGGTCCATCCGAACGCGCTGCACCTTGGCCGCGTCCCTGCTCGCCCTGGTGGCGCTGGCCGTGGTGGGCGTCACCTCGTCGCTGGCCATCCGCTACCGCGTCCAGGAGGCCGCCTACAACCAGATCGAACAGGTCGCCGGCCGGTGGAGTGCGGCGGCCCGCACCGGCACGATCCCCAAGGTGATACCCACCTCGGGCGACCTGGCTCTCATTCAGCTGGTCGACCCGCGCGGCCGGGTCCTCGCCGCCAGCCACTCCGCCCTCACGCGCTGGGCGCTGAGCACGCTGCGACCACCCGCCGACGACCGCGTCCAGCGGCGGAGCGACGGGTGCCGCCTCCTGGTGGCCATCCGGATCAGCACGGCGGCCGACGCCCGGGTCCTGCTGGCGGAGGGCCGCGAGCCGGCCCTGCTGCGCGGCCACAACCTGGAGTACGCGCTCACGGCGGCGGCCCTCGTCCTCCTCGCGATCGTCTCCTGGACCTCCTGGAGAACGGTGGGCCGCACGCTGCGGCCGGTCGAGGAGATCCGCACGCGCCTGGCCGAGATCACCGTCAGCGACCTCAGCCTGAGCATCCCCGTGCCGCCGGGCGACGACGAGGTCGCCAGGCTCGTCCGTACCGCCAACCAGACCCTGGACCGGCTCGACGAGGCGGTGGCGCAGCAGCGCAGGTTCGCCTCCACCACGTCGCACGAGCTCAGGAACCCGATCGCCGGCCTGCGGGCGCAACTGGAGGAGGCGCTGCTCCACCCCGGCGAGATCGATCCGCACGAGACCATCCGCTCGGCCCTGTCGGTCACCGACCGGCTCGACGCCATCGTCGGCGACCTGCTGGCGCTCGCGCGGCTCGGGGCCGGCGACCCGGCGCCGCCCGAGCTCATCGACCTCGGGCGGCTGGTGAGCCAGGAGGCGCCGCGCGCGGGCCGCGTGCCCGTACGCGTCCACGCGGCCTCGGACGTCTGGGTCCGCGGGTCCCACATCCAGCTCGCCCGGCTGCTCGCCAACCTGGTGAGCAACGCGATCCGGCACGCCGGCAGCGCCGTGGACGTCTTCGTGGCAGCCTCGGACGGCGAGGTCGTGGTGACGGTGGCGGACGACGGCGCCGGCATCGCGCCCGCCGACCGCGAGCGGGTCTTCGAGCGGTTCACCCGCCTCGACGACGCCCGCCACCGCGACGCCGGGGGCAGCGGGCTTGGCCTGGCCATCTCCCGCGACATCGCCCGGAGCCACGGTGGGACGCTCAAGGCCGAGGACGCGCCGCGCGGCGCCAGCTTCGTCCTGCGGCTCCCGCGTCTCGACGCCCCTCCGGCCGATCAGACTGAACGCATGAGGGCCGTTGCCTGCCCAGTGCCACAGGAGGTCATCGAACCCGTCTGA
- a CDS encoding helix-turn-helix transcriptional regulator, producing the protein MDSTKLLGEFLRARREVMTPAQAGLLDVGPRRTPGLRREEVAMLAHVSTDYYIRLEQGRERHPSERVLGALAQVFGLTPEATAHMHALAHPMLQPRRSPARRVSPALRTLIDGWPVTPALICDDLMNILAANSLADALYGGFENRDNLLRMIFLDPAAREFYPEWEKSARSKVAHLRLVAGSQLDDPRLTELVGELSLKSPDFRRLWARHDVSPKVTEVKRMCHREVGELELTCEVFSVNGSDGLQLITLLARPGSPSEQALKLLGSLAAPVRG; encoded by the coding sequence ATGGACAGCACTAAGTTGTTGGGGGAGTTCCTGCGCGCGCGGAGAGAGGTCATGACTCCCGCGCAGGCGGGGCTCCTCGACGTGGGCCCGCGCCGGACCCCGGGGTTGCGGCGCGAGGAGGTGGCGATGCTGGCCCACGTCAGCACGGATTACTACATCCGCCTCGAACAGGGCAGGGAGCGCCACCCGTCCGAACGCGTGCTCGGAGCCCTTGCCCAGGTGTTCGGGCTGACTCCCGAGGCCACGGCCCACATGCACGCGCTGGCCCATCCCATGCTCCAGCCCCGGCGGTCGCCGGCCCGGCGGGTCAGCCCCGCGCTGCGCACGCTGATCGACGGCTGGCCCGTCACGCCCGCGCTGATCTGCGACGACCTCATGAACATCCTCGCCGCGAACTCCCTCGCCGACGCCCTGTACGGCGGGTTCGAGAACCGCGACAACCTGCTCCGCATGATCTTCCTGGATCCCGCGGCCCGCGAGTTCTATCCCGAGTGGGAGAAGTCGGCCCGTTCCAAGGTCGCCCACCTGCGCCTCGTCGCCGGGTCGCAGCTCGACGACCCCCGCCTGACCGAGCTCGTGGGGGAACTGTCCCTCAAGAGCCCCGACTTCCGGAGGCTGTGGGCCCGCCACGACGTCTCTCCCAAGGTGACCGAGGTCAAGCGCATGTGCCACCGGGAGGTCGGGGAGCTGGAGCTGACCTGCGAGGTCTTCTCGGTGAACGGCTCCGACGGCCTGCAGCTCATCACTTTGCTGGCCCGGCCGGGCAGCCCTTCGGAGCAGGCGCTGAAACTGCTGGGCAGCCTCGCCGCGCCCGTGCGCGGCTGA
- the ligD gene encoding non-homologous end-joining DNA ligase: MASPYIELQVGERTVKVTNPDKVYFPEIGATKRELVEYYVSVGEGALRALKDRPTNLKRHPDGVQTEAIYQKRMPPKHPDWLQSVTVRFPSGRTAQSLRVTEVAAIAYGANLGTIDFHPWQVRASDVEHPDELRVDLDPQPGLDFDAARKAALLTREVLGELGMTGFVKTSGNRGVHIAVRIEPHWDFIQVRHAGIALARAVEDRDPGLVTTAWWKEERGERVFIDFNQNARDRTIASAYSVRAQPHAPVSAPLTWDELVDADPRDFDIRTVPARFAEVGDVHAAIDDVAYSIEPLLELYAKDDRGDMPYPPNYPKMPGEPMRVQPSRARNAD, from the coding sequence ATGGCATCGCCGTACATCGAGCTGCAGGTGGGGGAGCGGACCGTCAAGGTCACCAACCCCGACAAGGTCTACTTCCCTGAGATCGGCGCCACCAAGCGGGAGCTGGTCGAGTACTACGTGAGCGTCGGCGAGGGCGCCCTGCGCGCGCTCAAGGACCGGCCCACCAACCTCAAGCGCCACCCCGACGGCGTACAGACCGAGGCGATCTATCAGAAGCGGATGCCGCCCAAGCACCCCGACTGGCTCCAGTCGGTGACGGTGCGGTTCCCGAGCGGCCGTACGGCGCAGTCGCTGCGGGTCACCGAGGTGGCGGCCATCGCCTACGGCGCGAACCTCGGCACCATCGACTTCCACCCCTGGCAGGTGCGGGCCTCCGACGTCGAGCACCCCGACGAGCTGCGCGTCGACCTGGACCCGCAGCCGGGCCTGGACTTCGACGCCGCCCGCAAGGCCGCGCTGCTCACCAGGGAGGTGCTGGGAGAGCTGGGGATGACCGGGTTCGTGAAGACGTCGGGCAACCGTGGCGTGCACATCGCCGTACGCATCGAGCCGCACTGGGACTTCATCCAGGTACGCCACGCCGGCATCGCCCTGGCCAGGGCCGTCGAGGACCGGGACCCGGGGCTGGTGACCACGGCGTGGTGGAAGGAGGAGCGCGGGGAGCGGGTGTTCATCGACTTCAACCAGAACGCCCGGGATCGTACGATCGCCAGCGCCTACTCCGTCAGGGCCCAGCCGCACGCCCCCGTCTCGGCCCCGCTGACCTGGGACGAGCTGGTCGACGCCGACCCGCGTGACTTCGACATCCGCACGGTGCCGGCCCGGTTCGCCGAGGTGGGCGACGTGCACGCGGCCATCGACGACGTGGCGTACTCGATCGAGCCGCTGCTGGAGCTCTACGCCAAGGACGACCGGGGCGACATGCCGTACCCGCCCAACTACCCGAAGATGCCGGGGGAGCCCATGCGCGTCCAGCCGAGCCGGGCCAGGAACGCCGACTAG
- the msrB gene encoding peptide-methionine (R)-S-oxide reductase MsrB has product MEKVVKSEAEWRVELSPEEFHVLREAGTERPFTGEYVDTKTEGVYSCRACGAELFRSDTKFESHCGWPSFFAPGDSDAVRLIEDHSHGMVRTEVRCARCDSHLGHVFHGEGYPTPTDDRYCINSISLKLLPSE; this is encoded by the coding sequence ATGGAGAAGGTGGTCAAGAGCGAGGCGGAGTGGCGGGTCGAGCTCTCGCCTGAGGAGTTCCACGTCCTCAGGGAGGCCGGGACCGAGCGCCCGTTCACGGGCGAATACGTCGACACCAAGACGGAGGGCGTCTACTCGTGCCGCGCCTGCGGGGCGGAGCTGTTCCGGTCGGACACGAAGTTCGAGTCGCACTGCGGGTGGCCGAGCTTCTTCGCGCCGGGCGACTCCGACGCGGTCCGGCTGATCGAGGATCACAGCCACGGAATGGTGCGTACGGAGGTGCGGTGCGCGCGGTGTGACTCGCATCTGGGGCACGTGTTCCACGGCGAGGGATATCCCACTCCGACCGACGACCGCTACTGCATCAACTCGATCTCCCTGAAGCTGCTCCCGTCGGAATAG